The genome window TTGGACGTGTTGCCACGGCCATTCACGTGCAGGTAAGCCGCGCCTGCGTTAAACGGACCATTCTGGTAATTGGCCCCCACGCTGTATGCGCGGTTATTGGCAAATTGCCCCGCGCCATTGGAAAACGCGTACATGCCGCCAAAGCTAAAGCCACCAAACGACGGGCTGGCGTATTTGACCGAATTACGGGCGAGATACGAATTATTGGCGTTGTCGTTATCGAACGGATGCGCGAAAGCGGTGCCGCCTGCGCCACCAGTCAAGGTGAACGGAGCGAAATAATCATGAATCGAATCATATTGATGACCCAGCGTGACCGTGCCAAATGATTCGTTGCTGAGACCCACGTAAACCGGGTGATCGTTAAAGCCTTCGCCGCTTGCAATCGAAAAGCCACGTTCCAGCACGAACAGCGCCTTGTTGCCACCGCCCAGATCTTCCGTCCCTTTCAGGCCCCAGTAGCTGCCGTCGATCAGACCGCTGGTCATTTTGTACTGCGCGTTGCCGCGGACGTTGTTGACGTAGGCCAGTCCGGCATCGATTTCGCCATACAGCGTGACGCTGCTTTGCGCGAGCGCCGAGGTGCTCAGCAGGGCGGCAACAGCCGAAACGGCCAGTGCGGTGAGGCTCTTGTTCAGGGAGATAGACATGGGAGGCGTTTCCAGAAAAAACGGCTTGAGTTAGAAAAGAAAACCGGCTGACGCGTATTGCACAGGCAAACGAAGACAAACGGATTAACGAAATGACGGAGGGCTTAAAAACGGGATTATTTGATATTAATTACAAATTAATTACCGTTTGCCACTCTTGATCTGTGCGGTAATAAGAACGGCTCGCATTATTTATTCAATCCAGAACGCTGTAAAGCAAAGCTTGCCCGCTGTGGTAGCCCTGCGACGCCACTTTCACAGAACCCTCAAAACCACCTTCCGCTCAAGCGGCCAGGAGCATCTGCGAATGCCCTGGCACCCCGCCGCCATAGCACCGCTGCCGCGCGGCCGGACACGTTATCGCGTTAAACTGCCACCCCACTGATTGCCGCGAGCCGCGTTCAGGTCAGGCTGAAAACCACCCGGTCTGACACCCATGGCCCGCTCACGCCAGATCGGTCAAGCGCATTTTTACCGGCGTACTGAACGCCGGAGACCGAACCCGGCCCAAACCGGCCCGCTCCGAGAATCCCGCCATGCTCCATGACCTCGTCGTGCAATACGGGCCACTCATCGTTTTCGTGAATGTGCTCGCCGCCTCGCTCGGTTTACCGGTACCGGCCATGCCAACGCTCATCGCGTTTGGCGCAATGGCTTCACTGCATCCGGGCTCAATCGCGCCTGAACTGTTGACCGTGCTCGTGCTCGCTATCTTTGCCACGCTGATTGGCGACAGCCTGTGGTATCTCGCCGGACGGGTGTATGGCGCGCGCATGCTGAATACGCTGTGCCGGCTCTCGCTCTCGCGTGATATCTGCGTGAAAAAAACTGAACGTTTTTTTGGCCGCTGGGGCGTGCGGGTGCTAGTGGTATCGCGCTTTGTGCCTGGGCTGTCGATTGTCTCGGTGCCAATGGCGGGGGCCATGGGAACGCGCTATCGCACCTTCCTGCGCTACAACGGCACCGGCGCAGTGTTGTGGTCGGGCACCGGGCTGCTTATCGGCGCGCTGTTCGCCCGGCAGATCGAATGGCTGCTCGCCGTAGCAAGCCGCATGAGCGGTGTCGCGCTAGCGGTGATCGCGGCCTTGCTGCTGACTTATGCGGGATACCGCTGGGTGCGGCGGCAACAATTGATCCGCGAACTGATGGCCGCCCGGATCGACGAAAGCGAATTACACGCGCTGATGCAGGCCAACGATGCGCCCATCGTGTTCGACATCCGCTCGCCCGAGCACCGCATGCTCGACCCATTCGTGATTCCTGGCGCGCAGTTTGCCGATGAACGCCATCTGGAAACGATCATCAACACCTACCCACGCGAGCGGAAGTTCGTGATTTATTGCGCTTGCCCCAACGAAGTTTCAGCGGCCTGGATGGCTCAACAACTCACCAAGGCAGGCTTCGCTGATGTGCTGCCACTGCGGGGTGGCCTGGATGCCTGGCGCGATGCAGGACGCCCGCTCGATCCGCTACCCAGCCTCGACGACGCACCTGAAACATCTGACACGCTTGGCACGCCTGACACGCCGGCCGCTGCAACCACTGCGCTGCCCAAAACGCTATAGGAGGGTAGCTGGTTATCGCCGCGCATCGTTAGCCGTTAGCACCTCAGCCAACCTGGCTCCGTTGCGCCGGACACAGCCTGCGGAACTGCGCACGGAGTAACCCGTCTTGCCGCAGCACATCGCACACTGCAAATAAAAAATCCGCGCCAGCAACGTGGCTGGCGCGGATCAGAAAAATCTTCAGCAGAAAAGCTGAACTAGCGTTCGAGCTTGACGCGCAATTCACGCGCGCTTTCGAGCAACCCTTCATAGCCGGAACGCGCATGCTCTGGCAAATCAGGATCACCGACCAGCGTGCCCAGCGTTTCGATCAGGCTATACAGAATGCCGCGTGCCGCACTAGCGGCAATCGTGCCTGACGACACCATCTCATCGACATGGCTGACTGCCGCATCAAAATGCTCCAGCGCAGGCTTGACTGCTTCTTTTACTTTTTGCTGAAAATCATCGTCGTTCGTCATGGTGGGGTCTCGCTTTCGCTGTAGTCCAAGGGGGTCAGTAAGAGTGCGGCTTGCGTGCTGTTATATACCGATCCCCGATGGCCGTCCACGTCTGCCGCCTTGAGGTGATACATGCGGAACGCTCTGTGCCTGCCATCGCGCCCCGCACTCGCTCCACTGCTTCAATGCGTTACGTCGCTGCGTCGGCTGCCGCCTGCGCGGCTGCCACGGCGGGCGAAATAATCGCAGGCTGACCAGTTTGCTGGCGTGAGCGCCCCGAGCTCAAATAATCGGCAATCGAATCCTGCGTCACCTCACCGACATAACGTCCGTCAGCATCAATTACTGGCATCCACGATGAATTGAACTGGTACATCCTCGACAGCAAAATGCGCAGATTGTCTTCACCTGCCGCCGTGGTCCTGAATGCAGCGAGCTGATCCGCGCAGACCCCCTCGTTGCCCCGCGCCGCACGCCGGGTCACATAGCCCAGCGCACGCTGGTCGTCATCCACGATGGTCAGATAACGGCAGTCGTTTTCATCCATGATCTGGAACGCGCGCGTGAGTGGCGTATCGGCCCGTGCGGTCTCGGGCTGCGTTGCCGCATCGCCCGCCTTGATCAGCAAAAGACGTTTGAGCGTACTGTCCTGGCCGACGAACTGCGCGACGAACTCATCGCGCGGATGCGCCAGCAAGGTGTCCGGATGGTCGTACTGCACCAGCTTGCCGCGACGAAACACTGCGATGCGGTCGCCCAGCTTGAGCGCCTCGTCAATGTCATGGCTGACCATGATGACGGTCTTGTTCAACTGCCGTTGCATCAGGAAGAACTCATTCTGAATCGACTCGCGGTTGATCGGATCGACCGCGCCGAATGGCTCATCCATCAGCAGCACCGGTGGATCAGCAGCGAGCGCGCGAATTACACCGATACGTTGTTGCTGCCCGCCCGAGAGTTCGCGCGGATAGCGTTTCAGATACTGCTTGGGGTCCAGGGCAACCATCGACATCAGTTCGGTTGCGCGCTCGTGGCAGCGCTTTTTGTCCCAGCCCAGCAAACGCGGCACGACCGTAATGTTTTCTTCAATCGTCATGTTCGGAAACAAGCCGATCTGCTGGATCACATAGCCAATACGGCGGCGCAGTTCTACTTCGTCCAGGTCCGTCGTGTCTTCACCGTTAATCAGCACACGGCCGGAAGTAGGCGCAATCAGGCGGTTAATCATCTTCAGCGTCGTGGTCTTGCCGCAGCCCGACGGGCCAAGAAACACGCCAATTTCGCCTTCGCCCACAGTCAAGCTGACTGAGTCGACGGCCCGTACCGGCTGGCCGTCTTTTTGCGTGAAAATTTTCGTCAGTTTGTCGAGTTCGATCATGTTTTTTGCACTCCCTTTGGTGTCAGCAGACGTTGCAATGCCTGCAGCAGCAAATCAGCGACAATCGCAAGCACGCTTACGAGTACAGCGCCAACCAGCAGTTTCATCATGTTGCTCTGGCCAATCGCACGAATAATCAGCGTGCCCAGCCCCCCTGCGCCAATCACGGCGGCAATTGTCATCACGCCAATGTTCATCACGACAGCAGTGCGCACGCCACCGAGAATCACTGGCACCGCCAATGGCAATTCCACCAGCCGCAACCGCTGCCATGCGGTCATGCCAATCCCTTTGGCTGCTTCTTTGACGCCCGCATCGACGTTGCGCAGCGCGAGATAGGTGTTGCGGATAATCGGCAGCAACGAATACAAAAACACCGCCGTGATCGCCGGCACGGCGCCAATGCCATAACCGAAACGCGAAAGAACCGGAATCATCAAACCGAAGAGCGCGATGGATGGCAGCGTGAGCACAATCGTCGCCAGCCCGAGCAACGGTGACGCCAGCCACTCATGGCGATTAATCAAAATGCCCAGCGGCACCCCGGCGATGATCGCGCAACCCACCGCAATGCTGACTAGCCAGAGATGCTCCAGCGTCAGTTCGAGCAGTTGTGGCCAGTTGGCCAGTAGATAGTCAAAAACGCTCATGGCTTGCCTCCACTCAGTGCCGGATGGTCGCGCAGAAATTCACGCGCGACCGTCTGGATCGACTTGCCGTCAATATCCACCTGCTTGTTCATTTCCAGAATGACGTCGTTGTCCAGCGCGGCAGACAGTGCATTCAACTGCGCCGCCAGACGGGGGTTCTGTTTAAGGATGGCTTCGCGCACGACGGGAGTGGCGTTATAGGGCGGGAAAAAACCTTTGTCGTCTTCCAGCGGACGGATATCAAAACCTTTCACGCGTCCGTCCGTGGTGTAGATCAGGCCAACGAACACCTGGTTGTTATGCAACGCCGTGTAGACCAGCCCTGGGTCCATCTGCTTGGTCTGCTTGCGGGTAAAACGCATGCCGTAAGCCATTTCGAGTGGCTTGAGACCATCTGGACGATTGGCAAATTCAGCGTCCATCGCAAACACGTACTTGCCATCAGGCTCGGCATTCATCCGCTCAGCGAGCTGGGAAATGGTGTGAATGCCCGTAGCCGTGGCGACTTCGTGTGGCAGGCCCAGCGCATAGGTATTGTTCAGCGGCGAAGCGTCGAGCCAGACCAGGCCGCGCCGCGCATCAAGCGCCTTGACGCGCTCGTACATCGTTTTGGGATCCAGTTTTTCCGTGATCTTGTTGTAGACGATGGCCGCAGTACCGGTGTACTCCCAGACGATGTCGATCTGGTTGTGCTCCTGCGCGCTGCGCAGCAACGT of Paraburkholderia bonniea contains these proteins:
- a CDS encoding glycine betaine ABC transporter substrate-binding protein codes for the protein MNFLFLRSFSGGLANGLARYFPGRWLLLAALLATSVHASAAALIVGSKNFTEQYVLAELTAQYLRAQGYPVETRTGLGSTLLRSAQEHNQIDIVWEYTGTAAIVYNKITEKLDPKTMYERVKALDARRGLVWLDASPLNNTYALGLPHEVATATGIHTISQLAERMNAEPDGKYVFAMDAEFANRPDGLKPLEMAYGMRFTRKQTKQMDPGLVYTALHNNQVFVGLIYTTDGRVKGFDIRPLEDDKGFFPPYNATPVVREAILKQNPRLAAQLNALSAALDNDVILEMNKQVDIDGKSIQTVAREFLRDHPALSGGKP
- a CDS encoding betaine/proline/choline family ABC transporter ATP-binding protein (Members of the family are the ATP-binding subunit of ABC transporters for substrates such as betaine, L-proline or other amino acids, choline, carnitine, etc. The substrate specificity is best determined from the substrate-binding subunit, rather than this subunit, as it interacts with the permease subunit and not with substrate directly.), producing MIELDKLTKIFTQKDGQPVRAVDSVSLTVGEGEIGVFLGPSGCGKTTTLKMINRLIAPTSGRVLINGEDTTDLDEVELRRRIGYVIQQIGLFPNMTIEENITVVPRLLGWDKKRCHERATELMSMVALDPKQYLKRYPRELSGGQQQRIGVIRALAADPPVLLMDEPFGAVDPINRESIQNEFFLMQRQLNKTVIMVSHDIDEALKLGDRIAVFRRGKLVQYDHPDTLLAHPRDEFVAQFVGQDSTLKRLLLIKAGDAATQPETARADTPLTRAFQIMDENDCRYLTIVDDDQRALGYVTRRAARGNEGVCADQLAAFRTTAAGEDNLRILLSRMYQFNSSWMPVIDADGRYVGEVTQDSIADYLSSGRSRQQTGQPAIISPAVAAAQAAADAAT
- a CDS encoding DedA family protein/thiosulfate sulfurtransferase GlpE; the encoded protein is MLHDLVVQYGPLIVFVNVLAASLGLPVPAMPTLIAFGAMASLHPGSIAPELLTVLVLAIFATLIGDSLWYLAGRVYGARMLNTLCRLSLSRDICVKKTERFFGRWGVRVLVVSRFVPGLSIVSVPMAGAMGTRYRTFLRYNGTGAVLWSGTGLLIGALFARQIEWLLAVASRMSGVALAVIAALLLTYAGYRWVRRQQLIRELMAARIDESELHALMQANDAPIVFDIRSPEHRMLDPFVIPGAQFADERHLETIINTYPRERKFVIYCACPNEVSAAWMAQQLTKAGFADVLPLRGGLDAWRDAGRPLDPLPSLDDAPETSDTLGTPDTPAAATTALPKTL
- a CDS encoding porin, whose product is MSISLNKSLTALAVSAVAALLSTSALAQSSVTLYGEIDAGLAYVNNVRGNAQYKMTSGLIDGSYWGLKGTEDLGGGNKALFVLERGFSIASGEGFNDHPVYVGLSNESFGTVTLGHQYDSIHDYFAPFTLTGGAGGTAFAHPFDNDNANNSYLARNSVKYASPSFGGFSFGGMYAFSNGAGQFANNRAYSVGANYQNGPFNAGAAYLHVNGRGNTSNGAYEGMTLPGTIDGIFNANVQTQNTYGAGASYALGNFTLGAAWSRSTYTGVVNADTALPAASAGFSNYEVNGVYQLTPAFSLAGMYTYTKGAGTHWNEGALQADYQLSKRTDTYLETVYQRAASGTPAIINTANPSMSSSQFLVAAGIRHRF
- a CDS encoding ABC transporter permease, whose amino-acid sequence is MSVFDYLLANWPQLLELTLEHLWLVSIAVGCAIIAGVPLGILINRHEWLASPLLGLATIVLTLPSIALFGLMIPVLSRFGYGIGAVPAITAVFLYSLLPIIRNTYLALRNVDAGVKEAAKGIGMTAWQRLRLVELPLAVPVILGGVRTAVVMNIGVMTIAAVIGAGGLGTLIIRAIGQSNMMKLLVGAVLVSVLAIVADLLLQALQRLLTPKGVQKT